The following proteins are co-located in the Clostridiales bacterium genome:
- a CDS encoding prenyltransferase, with product MIERFLNYVEIRTKITSTFAFLLTLAFLFYSNQPIQWKLTCVFFGAMFLFDLTTTAINNYIDTKTNGQPLQFKRGAALSIILILLGVSALLGLWLVVLTDIVVLLLGGLCFLCGVLYTFGPVPISRQPWGEILSGIFYGFFIPFILLYVNMPEGTYLTFQWNLQSVMVELQLLPLITVIMLSALPVCTTANIMLANNICDVEKDILVKRYTLPYYLGKKTSLRLFAAIYYCTYLVVIVMTAARMLPLISLLFLITVIPVQKNINEFFKVQEKSKTFIVSIKNYVIIMGTISLLVFIGGILG from the coding sequence CCTTTCTGCTGACCCTCGCCTTTTTGTTTTATAGCAATCAGCCGATTCAATGGAAATTAACATGCGTTTTTTTTGGTGCCATGTTTCTGTTCGATCTTACAACTACGGCGATCAATAATTATATTGATACCAAAACAAATGGTCAGCCCCTTCAGTTTAAACGAGGAGCCGCGCTGAGTATCATACTGATTTTATTAGGGGTCAGTGCCCTGCTTGGACTCTGGCTTGTCGTGCTGACGGATATCGTTGTCTTATTGCTCGGCGGCTTGTGCTTTCTTTGCGGAGTATTATATACCTTTGGGCCTGTTCCTATCTCGAGGCAGCCTTGGGGGGAAATTCTATCGGGAATTTTCTATGGTTTTTTCATTCCGTTTATTTTGCTATATGTCAATATGCCGGAGGGAACCTATCTGACTTTTCAATGGAACCTGCAATCGGTAATGGTTGAGCTGCAGCTTCTGCCGCTGATAACTGTTATAATGTTGTCCGCTTTGCCGGTATGTACGACTGCGAACATTATGCTTGCAAACAATATCTGCGATGTGGAAAAGGATATCCTTGTGAAGCGATATACGCTTCCCTACTATTTGGGAAAGAAGACATCGCTCCGTTTGTTTGCCGCAATCTATTACTGTACCTATCTGGTGGTGATTGTTATGACTGCGGCGAGAATGCTTCCATTGATCAGTCTATTGTTTCTGATCACCGTCATCCCGGTTCAGAAGAATATTAATGAGTTTTTTAAGGTGCAGGAGAAGTCAAAAACCTTCATTGTATCCATAAAAAATTATGTGATCATCATGGGCACAATCTCTCTTTTGGTATTTATTGGAGGGATATTGGGTTAA
- a CDS encoding NusG domain II-containing protein yields MGNMTFVKKTDAIIILIILVISIISWWAYQHFAAEKQVKAEIYYYSDLVMTVDLQENEERSFSMPQNEHVVFHVYKDGSIAFEASDCPDQVCVHAGRIRTSGQFAACLPNGFVAKIVPEGEHGEDDADIVVGR; encoded by the coding sequence ATGGGTAATATGACATTTGTAAAGAAAACAGATGCCATCATCATACTGATCATACTCGTGATCAGTATAATCTCTTGGTGGGCCTATCAGCATTTCGCTGCAGAAAAGCAGGTGAAAGCTGAAATTTATTACTATTCAGATCTGGTGATGACTGTAGATCTGCAGGAGAACGAGGAACGCAGCTTTTCAATGCCCCAGAATGAGCATGTGGTCTTTCATGTATATAAGGACGGTTCGATTGCCTTTGAGGCTTCCGATTGTCCTGATCAGGTCTGTGTCCATGCCGGAAGAATTAGAACCTCCGGTCAGTTCGCAGCTTGCTTGCCCAATGGATTTGTTGCGAAAATCGTGCCTGAGGGAGAGCATGGCGAAGACGACGCGGATATTGTTGTAGGCAGATAG